TCGTCGTCTTCGCCACGCCCGGCACGCCCTCGAGCAGGACGTGGCCGCGGGTCAAGATTGCGATCGTCAGATGCTCGACGACGTCGTCGTTGCCGACCAGGACGCGGCCCATCTCCTCGGCTAACGCGTCGAACACCGCTCGCGGCTCGCCGGCTGTGCGTCCGGCGGTCGGTGAATCGTCCCCGCTCATTCCTTCTCTGTCTCTCTCTGATCAGTTCGGTTAAATGCTCCTATCACGCGAGCGAGTCGTGCCTCGTCCCAGTCGGGGTAGCGCTCGCGGAGGACGGCGAGGCGTTGCTCCTCGGTGAGTTCGGGGACCAACGGGTCGGTCGATCCACCACCTCGGCGCTGGCGCTCACTCTCGCGTCGGCCCCGGCGACCGCGCTCGGCTCGAATTCGGGACCGCAAGCACCGGGCGCGCTCGCGGATCGGCCTCCCGCGCGGCTCGAGCAGCAGCGCGGTCGCGCCGAGGACGGCCAGTCCCACCAGCGCCTGGAGCGCGCCCGACTCCCGGAGGGTCACCGCGGCGCCGACGAGCGGCGGCACGCCCTCGCCGTGGGTGAGGTCGACTGCGACCGTCGAGCGGTCGGCGGTCAGGCCGTGGACGAACGCCGCGTTGTCCGGCTGGTCGATCATTGCGTTGATCACCACGCTCGGGTCGCCGACCGCGATCACCCGCCCGTCGCCGACTTCCTCGAGCGTGGCGACCGGATAGGTTGCCAGCTCGCTGTCGTCGTCGAGTTCGTCCGCCTCGGCGCCGAGGTAGGCGTAGTCGCTCGTGGTCACGAGCACCGTCGCCTCGCCCGGCTCGACGGCCGTGGCGTAGTTGAGCGTCAGCTGCTCGGCGTCGGCCGTCAGCGGGTGGGGCTCGACGCCGGTGGCGACCGGCATCGTCGGCCCCTGGTAGTGGTGGCGCTCGTCGCGCACCAGCTGGCCGTCGAAGCGCGCCTCGGCCCCGACGGCCGCGAGGAGCTCGTTGCCGTGGGGTTCGAAGTTCTCGAGGACGACGAGCGTCCCCCCGGCGTCGACGAACGCACGTAGCCGGTCCGCGTCGGCGTCGTCGACGGGTCCGGGGGCGACGACGAACGCCACCGTCTCGGTCGCCTCGAGGTCGTCGTACGCCGCGGGGTCGCGCAGCAAGACCGTCTCGCGGGTCGGGTCGGCGTCGACCTGCGTGCGGAACTCGCTGGTGCCGTCCCAGGCGGGGTTGTACGGCCCGAACGCCGTCGGGGAGGTGGCCGCGCCCACCCCGAGGGCGAGGACGATCACGAGCGCGAGCGCGAACAGGAGTATTCGCGGCCAGTCGAGTCGCGGACCGTCGCGGAACGCCTCGAGCCCGTTCATCGCGCGCTCACCCCCGGGGGATCGCTCGAGTGAGTCGTCGGCGCGTCGCGTCGCGTCGTCGTCGGTCGTCACAGCGGGAGCACCTCCGGGGGAAGGATCTCGAGGATGCGCCGGACGACGATCACGGCGAAGCCCGCCAGGCCGAGGCCGATGAGCCACACCAGTCGCTTGCGCCAGGCGGGGGTGACGTTAACCGGCGCCGTCAGCTCCGTGACGATCAGCAGGCCGATCAACGAGAGCACGAAAAAGAGCTCGGCGGAGAGCGCCCCCAGCGTTGCGAGCACCAGGGCCGCGGCTAGCATCCAGGCCAGCTGCCAGTGGACGAATCGCATCCGCCGTCGGGTCGCCATCTGTTCGACCCAAGCCAGGGGGAGACCGTAAATCCAGCGTCCGCCGACCGTGAACGAGCCGACGCGGAGCCGGGTGTGACTCTGTACAGGTGTCCAGTTCGAGTGCGCATTCGTCCGTCAGACGCGCCGAAATTACAGCCATATACGCGTAAACATTTCCGTTTATGACAGTGATTCCGAGAAGACCGTCCGGCGACCGCGCCGCCTCGGCTGGGGGAGGCGTCCCGGAAGGGGCCGTGTGAGCAATGGTCATCGCCCCCGGGCGTCTCCAGGCGTTTTTCGGGGGGTGCGCTCGTGACGCACTCGAGCGTGAGCTCTCGAGATTCGGGGCGAAAATAGCCACGGCGACGGCGAGTTGACAGCAAGCCGTTACCTATATGTGCCTTCGATGTAGATTCATCTTTGATTGTATGTGGCGGAGTACGGTGGTTCAGACGGATGTGTGAGAAGAGGACTGCGGCCGTGGTGGGTGAAGACAGTACGGTCGACGACACTGCAACGGTTGGACACTCGTACAGTAACGAGTCGAAGCCCCCCACGATCGGAGACGAGTCGACGATCAGGGCGGGAACGATCATCTACGACGACGTCGCTGCTGGCGCACGGTTTTCGACGGGCCACTTCGCACTGGTTCGTGAGTTGACCGAGATCGGTGACGACGTCCTCGTCGGAACGAAGACGGTGATCGACGGGCGGACGACGATCGGCTCGAACGTGAGCCTCCAGACGGGCGTCTACGTCCCGTCGGAGACGACGATCGGGGACCACGTCTTCCTCGGCCCCCACGCCGTGTTGACGAACGATCCGTACCCGATCCGTCGTGACGTCGAGCTGGTCGGCCCGACGCTCGAAGAGCACGTCTCGATCGGCGCGAACGCGACCGTCCTGCCCGGCGTGACCGTCGGCCGAGGGTCGTTCGTCGCCGCCGGGGCGGTCGTCACCGAAGACGTCCCGGAGGAGACGCTGGCCGTGGGTGCTCCCGCGCGCCACAACCCATTGCCGGAGCCACTTCGAGGTTCGAACGACATCTAATGATTCCGATTGCAGATCCCGAACTCGGTGCGGCGGAGCAACGGGCGGTCGAAGACGTTTTAGAGAGCGGCATGCTCGCCGACGGGCCGGAGGTCCGGTCGTTCGAGGCCGCGTTCGCCGACTACTGTGGCGCCGCCCACGGCGTCGCGACGTCGAACGGGACCACGGCGCTGCACGCCGCCCTCGTCGCCCTCGGCATCGGCGAGGGGGACCGGGTACTGACGACGCCATTTTCCTTTATCGCGACGGCCAACGCGATCCGGCTGGCCGGCGCCGAGCCCGTCTTCGCCGATATCGATCCAACGACGTACAACCTCGATCCCGACGCGGCGCGGGCGGTTGCCAAAGAGGAGTCGATCGACGCGATCGTCGTCGTCCACCTCTACGGCCTGCCGGCCGACCTCGAGGCGTTCGTCGACCTCGCCGAGGAGCTCGACGTGGCGCT
This portion of the Natronobeatus ordinarius genome encodes:
- a CDS encoding DUF4350 domain-containing protein; translation: MTTDDDATRRADDSLERSPGGERAMNGLEAFRDGPRLDWPRILLFALALVIVLALGVGAATSPTAFGPYNPAWDGTSEFRTQVDADPTRETVLLRDPAAYDDLEATETVAFVVAPGPVDDADADRLRAFVDAGGTLVVLENFEPHGNELLAAVGAEARFDGQLVRDERHHYQGPTMPVATGVEPHPLTADAEQLTLNYATAVEPGEATVLVTTSDYAYLGAEADELDDDSELATYPVATLEEVGDGRVIAVGDPSVVINAMIDQPDNAAFVHGLTADRSTVAVDLTHGEGVPPLVGAAVTLRESGALQALVGLAVLGATALLLEPRGRPIRERARCLRSRIRAERGRRGRRESERQRRGGGSTDPLVPELTEEQRLAVLRERYPDWDEARLARVIGAFNRTDQRETEKE
- a CDS encoding acyltransferase produces the protein MCEKRTAAVVGEDSTVDDTATVGHSYSNESKPPTIGDESTIRAGTIIYDDVAAGARFSTGHFALVRELTEIGDDVLVGTKTVIDGRTTIGSNVSLQTGVYVPSETTIGDHVFLGPHAVLTNDPYPIRRDVELVGPTLEEHVSIGANATVLPGVTVGRGSFVAAGAVVTEDVPEETLAVGAPARHNPLPEPLRGSNDI